From one Anopheles bellator chromosome 1, idAnoBellAS_SP24_06.2, whole genome shotgun sequence genomic stretch:
- the LOC131205741 gene encoding pupal cuticle protein-like translates to MFRVLIIAALTAVAVAQNPDAEAQVLSSDSVVNPDGSYSWTYETSNGIRAQEEGVGGQSAQGSASWTDRDGTPISLTYVADERGFLPQGAHLPREGPVPDHVLKTLEFIRANPPKDDPNFNLQALEAEIARLQALQ, encoded by the exons ATGTTCCGAGTG TTGATCATCGCTGCCCTGACTGCGGTCGCCGTTGCCCAGAACCCGGACGCCGAGGCGCAGGTCCTGAGCTCCGACAGTGTCGTCAACCCGGACGGCTCGTACTCGTGGACGTACGAGACGAGCAACGGCATCCGGGCGCAGGAGGAAGGTGTTGGGGGCCAGTCGGCGCAGGGTAGCGCCTCGTGGACGGACCGCGACGGTACGCCGATCTCGCTGACGTACGTCGCCGACGAGCGTGGCTTCCTGCCGCAGGGTGCCCACCTGCCGCGCGAGGGCCCCGTCCCGGACCACGTCCTGAAGACGCTCGAGTTCATCCGCGCCAACCCACCGAAGGACGACCCGAACTTCAACCTGCAGGCTTTGGAGGCCGAAATCGCCAGACTGCAGGCCCTGCAGTAA
- the LOC131209861 gene encoding thioredoxin-like protein 1 produces MSVRAINDEGHFQAELSAAGAKLVVVDFTATWCGPCRNIAPLYEQLPTKYPKAVFLKVDVDKCSETASSQGVSSMPTFIFYRARTKIDRLQGADINGLEAKIQKHYVSSVDESGEDYGQGMLDLTTFIQKNQCECLNEADEHPLSNALSSSGGHLASDCDEQLIISVTFNQIIKLHSLKMKAPPTHGPKNIRLFINQPRTIDFDMADSHVSIQDLEVDPKDLETGNPIKLKFVKFQNVQNIQMFVKDNQSGGETTIIDHLAFIGQPIQTTKMDDFQRVAGKKGESH; encoded by the exons ATGTCGGTAAGAGCCATCAACGATGAAGGCCACTTCCAGGCGGAACTCTCGGCGGCCGGTGCAAAGCTGGTCGTAGTCGACTTTACTGCGACCTGGTGTGGTCCATGTCGCAACATTGCTCCATTGTACGAGCAATTGCCGACCAAGTACCCCAAGGCAGTCTTCCTGAAGGTGGACGTGGACAAATGCTCCGAAACTGCGTCCTCCCAGGGTGTATCTTCTATGCCTACCTTCATCTTCTACCGTGCCCGA ACAAAGATTGACCGATTACAAGGCGCCGACATTAATGGACTGGAGGCCAAGATACAGAAACATTACGTTTCCAGCGTAGACGAATCGGGTGAAGATTATGGCCAGGGAATG CTTGACCTGACCACGTTTATCCAGAAGAACCAGTGCGAGTGTTTGAACGAAGCCGACGAGCATCCGTTGTCGAACGCTCTTAGCTCCAGCGGAGGACACCTGGCGTCGGACTGCGACGAGCAGCTCATCATTTCGGTTACCTTTAATCAAATCATCAAACTACACTCTCTGAAAATGAAAGCACCACCGACGCACGGCCCAAAGAACATTAGGCTTTTCATCAACCAGCCACGAACGATCGACTTCGATATGGCTGACTCGCACGTTTCGATCCAGGATCTGGAGGTGGACCCGAAGGATCTGGAAACGGGAAACCCAATCAAGCTGAAATTTGTGAAATTCCAGAATGTTCAGAACATTCAGATGTTTGTTAAAGATAACCAATCTGGCGGAGAGACGACAATCATTGATCATCTTGCCTTCATCGGACAACCGATCCAGACTACCAAAATGGACGACTTTCAGCGTGTTGCTGGTAAGAAGGGCGAAAGCCACTAG
- the LOC131210799 gene encoding non-structural maintenance of chromosomes element 1 homolog yields the protein MAEYTDVHRAFLQAVSNHGTIGEQQAYNILVNIYARYGSTESVPNEEDVAEVVAMINTRIARFDQKICYIHYEPTDMDYVVFVNLIDTPATRVMHNFYTEPELHYFRYLLRELVQNPDHQLPLIACLNFTTLSAGKGGKPIAKTRAESLLSDWEQYGYFLMLEDKCYLGPRTITEFETYLSTHFPDEIKHCSLCNITIYYGVRCAHCSHTLHKKCMQKYLRKFTNCPACKGLWTVKL from the exons ATGGCCGAATATACGGATGTGCATCGTGCATTTTTGCAAGCGGTTTCCAACCATGGAACAATTGGCGAACAACAGGCATATAACATTCTCGTAAACATTTATGCGCGCT ACGGAAGCACCGAAAGCGTACCGAACGAAGAAGACGTAGCGGAAGTGGTGGCCATGATCAACACCCGGATCGCTCGGTTTGACCAAAAGATATGTTACATCCATTACGAACCGACCGACATGGATTATGTCGTATTCGTTAATTTGATCGATACGCCGGCCACGCGGGTCATGCATAATTTTTACACCGAACCAGAACTGCATTACTTCCGTTATTTGCTGCGCGAATTAGTGCAGAATCCCGATCATCAGCTCCCGTTGATTGCTTGCCTCAACTTCACGACCCTGTCGGCTGGCAAAGGGGGCAAGCCGATCGCGAAGACCCGTGCTGAGAGCCTCCTGAGCGATTGGGAGCAGTACGGTTACTTCCTGATGCTGGAGGATAAATGTTACTTGGGCCCGCGGACCATAACGGAGTTTGAAACGTATCTCAGTACGCACTTTCCGGATGAGATTAAGCACTGCTCGCTCTGCAACATCACTATATACTAC GGTGTTCGCTGTGCGCACTGCTCGCACACGTTACACAAAAAGTGTATGCAGAAATACCTCCGGAAGTTTACGAACTGTCCGGCTTGTAAAGGCCTGTGGACCGTGAAGCTTTGA
- the LOC131210788 gene encoding bifunctional coenzyme A synthase, translating to MSPKIGLLTAVHLASISKTLTATRPYALSTLYLQFHPQVAASVRCPRALGRFVASVYQSSVSWIGSEVDLRIMTGTLRTDPDAGAFSSQRKRPPMVDYLFFDYAVAAGADGEKYLSDRYPTAQVVELDTEAECTVELPSVLDPEVDTFRNVVLGGTFDRIHAGHKVLLTQAVLLATERLVVGVTDGPMNKGKKLYELIHPTEQRIAEVNQLLRDIDSTLRYEVVPIADPFGPTATDPNMDLIVVSTETARGGAKVNELRSRNGLNQLQVHTIELLDDEATIDDKEDKISSSNQRMDLLGSRLKPRKPAPANLPAKPYVIGLVGGIAAGKTKMRERFEKLGAGVIDCDKIGHQLYEPGEECHKQVVAAFGPEILRSDGTINRQALGAIVFGDRSKLDQLNAIMWEAIRKRAKEVAHTMYEQQGKEIVVMEAAVLLRAGWQQDCHEVWSCIVPREEAIRRLMERNQLAEKEAIRRVDAQVTSTEEIVKNSDIVFCTLWSYEFSQRQAEKAWAIIQHELKLKL from the exons ATGTCGCCAAAAATTGGCCTCCTAACAGCGGTGCACCTGGCAAGCATTTCCAAAACGTTGACGGCAACTCGACCGTATGCGCTGAGCACGCTGTACCTCCAGTTCCATCCGCAAGTTGCCGCATCCGTAAGATGCCCACGGGCACTCGGCCGCTTCGTGGCGAGCGTTTACCAATCGTCGGTTAGCTGGATCGGTTCCGAGGTCGATCTGCGAATAATGACGGGAACGCTGAGAACGGACCCCGATGCGGGAGCGTTTTCCTCGCAGCGGAAGCGTCCACCGATGGTGGACTATCTATTCTTCGATTACGCGGTAGCAGCCGGAGCGGACGGGGAAAAGTATCTATCGGATCGTTACCCAACGGCGCAGGTGGTCGAGCTGGACACGGAAGCGGAGTGTACCGTCGAGTTGCCGTCCGTGCTAGATCCGGAAGTGGACACGTTCCGCAACGTAGTGCTTGGTGGAACGTTCGATCGAATCCACGCCGGACATAAGGTGCTGCTGACGCAAGCGGTCCTCCTAGCCACGGAACGGCTAGTCGTAGGGGTCACCGATGGTCCGATGAATAAAGGTAAAAAGTTGTACGAGTTGATCCATCCGACGGAACAGAGGATAGCGGAGGTGAACCAGTTGCTACGGGACATTGATTCGACGTTGCGATACGAAGTCGTCCCCATTGCGGATCCCTTCGGACCAACGGCCACCGATCCGAACATGGAC TTGATTGTGGTTAGCACAGAAACGGCACGCGGCggagcgaaagtgaacgaaCTCCGGTCGCGGAATGGACTGAATCAGCTGCAGGTGCACACGATCGAGCTGCTCGACGACGAGGCCACGATCGATGATAAGGAAGACAAAATCAGCTCCAGCAATCAGCGAATGGATCTGCTCGGTAGTCGTCTGAAACCGCGAAAACCAGCGCCAGCCAATCTACCGGCAAAACCGTACGTGATCGGATTGGTTGGGGGGATCGCCGCAGGCAAAACTAAAATGAGGGAACGCTTCGAGAAGCTTGGCGCGGGTGTGATCGACTGCGACAAGATTGGCCACCAGCTGTACGAACCCGGCGAAGAGTGCCACAAGCAGGTGGTGGCTGCGTTTGGCCCAGAAATTTTGCGCTCCGATGGAACCATAAACCGCCAAGCGCTCGGTGCGATCGTGTTCGGTGATCGGAGCAAGCTGGACCAACTGAACGCCATCATGTGGGAAGCGATCAGAAAGCGGGCAAAGGAAGTGGCTCACACCATGTACGAGCAGCAAGGAAAGGAGATTGTTGTGATGGAAGCGGCAGTGCTGCTTCGGGCCGGATGGCAGCAGGACTGCCATGAGGTTTGGTCATGCATCGTTCCACGCGAGGAGGCCATCCGTCGGCTGATGGAGCGCAACCAGCTCGCGGAGAAGGAGGCGATTCGGCGTGTCGATGCACAGGTCACCAGCACCGAAGAGATTGTGAAAAATTCGGATATTGTTTTCTGTACGCTGTGGAGCTACGAGTTCTCGCAGCGGCAGGCCGAAAAAGCTTGGGCTATCATTCAGCACGAACTGAAGCTCAAGCTGTAG
- the LOC131215978 gene encoding potassium/sodium hyperpolarization-activated cyclic nucleotide-gated channel 1-like — protein MGRKKHQTRPTEPPREKASAHRAGLPKTVETPGGLGGKRNQNFPSHNCTVSHDVDLVKLFIPGNSILRRFTRCWRRLCLIDESSPLARQVLHSDMAVKREISRHLTYYPCTVHPLSRFRFAWECLMIVTFAMAFQMIPYDVVFMFRVEDYYPFTAFHWILLATDIICLLDVVMSCYTGTYDRRNRRVELNPATIRSRYLCGWFWIDTISSAPDPIITILIPPATLDRSLLFCLHKLEFHPGCAWDLWSLVSVIKIFRFRTFLRYIRRFGERLRLRRNIIKFTTILVTVLTVFHWGTCIMFLVIRLVQGTDPAMVDERSWTQKVPFWNQSSFIRYLECSYRILYTVTHITHDFSESMTYDDMLLSLLFTICGYLLKVYLLAELLIFIRMLFSSTSKYHEYRYELNNYMRHEQLPAVLHKQILEFYDIRHPNIYSRWSLIRSTIGEQLFRQVRMEIVGPLLNACPLFAELLSEQQMIALACVMDFQIFMKNDIITRCDGGGRESAVGEWKMIFIVSGTVAIFTRGWKMALQLEDGEHFGEFQLLLDESCVKFPNLVAVETSELYLLTQAEFDLFMQPYPSLRENLRYRARTLLQEMEQMRLSDAVQMLETVETIRMPPRSRVF, from the exons ATGGGCCGAAAGAAACATCAAACCCGACCCACTGAACCACCGAGGGAGAAAGCGTCCGCCCACCGAGCAGGCCTTCCGAAAACTGTCGAAACGCCCGGTGGCTTGGGTGGAAAACGGAATcaaaattttccatcccacaACTGCACCGTCAGCCACGATGTGGACCTGGTGAAGCTGTTCATCCCGGGCAACAGCATCCTTCGCAG GTTCACACGCTGCTGGCGACGGCTGTGTCTGATCGATGAGAGCAGCCCTCTGGCACGTCAAGTATTGCACAGCGACATGGCTGTAAAGCGGGAAATTTCACGCCATCTAACCTACTACCCCTGCACGGTGCATCCCTtgagccggttccg GTTCGCTTGGGAATGCCTTATGATAGTAACGTTTGCCATGGCCTTCCAGATGATTCCGTACGATGtggtgtttatgtttcgcgtCGAAGACTACTACCCATTTACGGCGTTCCACTGGATACTGCTTGCTACGG ATATCATTTGCCTGCTGGACGTGGTGATGTCTTGCTACACGGGAACGTATGATCGCAGAAACCGGAGGGTGGAGCTTAATCCTGCCACCATTCGGTCACGGTATCTCTGTGGTTGGTTCTGGATCGATACCATCAGCTCGGCACCGGATCCTATCATAACAATACTT ATTCCTCCCGCAACCTTGGACAGGTCGCTGCTGTTCTGTCTGCATAAACTGGAGTTCCATCCCGGTTGCGCCTGGGATCTGTGGAGCCTGGTATCGGTGATCAAGATCTTTCGTTTTCGCACGTTCTTAAGATACATTAGGCGATTTGGCGAACGGCTCAGATTACGCCGGAACATTATCAAATTCACGACCATTTTGGTCACCGTTCTGACGGTGTTCCATTGGGGCACCTGCATCATGTTTCTCGTCATCCGATTGGTACAGGGAACGGATCCGGCCATGGTGGACGAACGCTCTTGGACTCAAAAAGTCCCATTTTGGAACCAGTCATCCT TTATTCGGTACCTCGAGTGTTCCTATCGGATACTGTACACCGTGACACATATCACGCACGACTTCAGTGAGTCCATGACCTACGACGATATGCTGCTGTCTTTGCTCTTCACCATCTGTGGGTACTTGCTGAAGGTCTATCTGCTGGCTGAACTGTTAATTTTCATTCGCATGCTGTTTTCGAGCACGAGTAAA TACCACGAGTACCGGTACGAGTTGAACAATTATATGCGCCACGAGCAGCTGCCAGCCGTGCTGCATAAGCAGATCCTGGAGTTTTACGATATACGGCACCCGAATATCTACAGCCGCTGGTCGCTTATCCGATCGACCATTGGCGAGCAG CTGTTTCGCCAAGTGCGAATGGAAATTGTAGGTCCCCTGCTCAATGCATGTCCACTGTTTGCCGAACTGCTCTCCGAACAGCAAATGATCGCCTTGGCGTGTGTAATggattttcaaatttttatgAAGAACGACATCATCACCCGCTGCGATGGCGGGGGTCGGGAAAGTGCCGTTGGAgagtggaaaatgattttcattGTTTCCGGAACGGTAGCAATCTTTACCAGAGGATGGAAGATGGCACTGCAACTGGAAGACGGTGAACATTTTGGCGAAtttcagctgctgctggacgagtCCTGCGTT AAATTCCCCAACCTGGTGGCCGTCGAAACATCCGAGTTGTATCTGTTGA CCCAGGCAGAGTTCGATCTATTTATGCAGCCGTATCCATCGCTCCGAGAAAATCTCCGCTACCGGGCGAGAACACTCCTTCAAGAGATGGAACAGATGCGACTAAGCGACGCTGTTCAAATGCTAGAAACTGTCGAAACCATTCGTATGCCGCCCAGATCAAGGGTCTTCTAG